The Candidatus Hydrogenedentota bacterium genome has a window encoding:
- a CDS encoding glutamate racemase, whose product MREAAIGIFDSGVGGLTVCRRVIELLPRESIVYLGDTARVPYGTKSADTVIRYARSCAGVLQARGIKLLVVACNTASAYAIDALKTELPLPVVGVVEPGADAAVRMSRTGAIGVIGTPGTIASGAYERAILARRPDACIHKKACPLFVPLAEEGWTEGTIPRETARTYLRELAESNVDTLVLGCTHYPLLAGAIASVMGDGVTLVDSARETALTVAAMLEACGLLRRDDRARTYDFLVSDAPDNFTRVGRRFLGQDIRRVEWVDF is encoded by the coding sequence ATGCGTGAGGCGGCCATTGGCATCTTCGATTCCGGGGTTGGCGGCCTCACCGTGTGCCGCCGCGTCATCGAATTGCTGCCCCGGGAATCGATCGTTTACCTGGGCGATACGGCGCGCGTCCCCTACGGCACAAAATCCGCGGACACCGTTATCCGTTATGCGCGCTCCTGCGCGGGCGTATTGCAGGCACGCGGCATCAAGCTGCTCGTCGTCGCCTGCAACACCGCCTCGGCTTACGCGATCGACGCTCTCAAAACCGAACTGCCCTTGCCCGTCGTTGGCGTGGTCGAGCCGGGCGCGGACGCGGCCGTGCGCATGAGCCGAACCGGCGCCATTGGCGTCATCGGCACGCCCGGCACCATCGCCAGCGGCGCCTACGAGCGGGCTATCCTCGCCAGGCGTCCGGATGCGTGCATCCACAAAAAGGCATGCCCGCTCTTCGTCCCGCTGGCCGAGGAAGGCTGGACCGAAGGAACGATACCCCGGGAAACGGCCCGAACCTACTTGCGGGAACTCGCCGAATCGAACGTCGATACGCTTGTGCTCGGATGCACGCACTACCCCTTGCTGGCCGGCGCCATCGCTTCCGTGATGGGCGACGGCGTCACGCTCGTGGACAGCGCGAGAGAGACCGCGCTTACCGTGGCGGCCATGCTCGAAGCTTGCGGGCTGCTCCGCCGGGACGACCGCGCACGGACCTATGACTTCCTGGTCAGCGACGCGCCGGACAATTTCACGCGCGTGGGACGCCGTTTTCTCGGCCAGGATATCCGCCGCGTCGAATGGGTGGATTTCTGA
- a CDS encoding N-acetylmuramoyl-L-alanine amidase: MQRLERAVFFCIALRLFLPVAAGAQAQTSLTTQVHGERRTATVATLPDAAGVPYAPLHDLARQLGGNAVLDGTRVKLDLAGSAAFLWVDGTEVESAEDAFTIAYPVRNHKGEAWIAVADVAPLLTQGFRLVLEPTTEPAPATEPAPATEPAPDAEDPGDALAVNDLMSPIEIASPEAATTEAVAAVPPEAAGVQPEAVTGLASGAIIVLDPGHGGHDAGTIGAQGQMEKDLSLALASEVGRILKETTSYTIYLTRSDDKDLAAADRARLANELKAQLLVSIHAGGAYSPDARGYSVLYTGPAEPATSSPLRHARTSAAIAERVAQSLAEGMTPAWAYHAPHEAPLRLLRDVDMAALLIEAGFLTNNDDALMLGSEAGLRRVAEAIAQGLAQSLQQSAGG, encoded by the coding sequence ATGCAGCGCCTTGAACGAGCGGTATTTTTTTGCATTGCGTTGCGCCTGTTTCTTCCCGTCGCGGCGGGCGCGCAGGCGCAAACATCCCTCACCACGCAGGTCCACGGCGAACGCCGCACCGCGACCGTGGCTACCCTCCCCGATGCGGCCGGCGTGCCCTATGCGCCGCTCCACGACTTGGCCCGGCAACTGGGCGGTAACGCGGTCCTTGACGGGACGCGTGTGAAACTGGACCTCGCGGGCAGCGCCGCGTTCCTGTGGGTCGACGGGACCGAGGTCGAGAGCGCGGAAGACGCATTCACGATAGCGTATCCCGTGCGCAACCACAAAGGCGAGGCGTGGATCGCTGTCGCCGACGTGGCCCCCTTGCTCACACAGGGTTTCCGGCTGGTCCTCGAGCCCACAACGGAACCCGCGCCGGCAACGGAACCCGCGCCGGCAACGGAACCCGCGCCGGACGCCGAGGATCCCGGTGACGCGCTTGCCGTAAACGACCTCATGTCTCCGATAGAGATTGCGTCGCCGGAGGCGGCCACAACAGAGGCCGTTGCGGCTGTGCCACCTGAAGCGGCCGGCGTACAGCCCGAAGCGGTTACCGGTCTTGCCAGCGGCGCAATCATAGTACTGGACCCAGGGCACGGCGGTCACGACGCTGGGACTATCGGCGCGCAAGGGCAAATGGAAAAGGATTTGTCGCTAGCCCTTGCCTCCGAAGTGGGGCGCATCCTCAAGGAAACCACCTCTTACACCATCTATCTCACACGGTCCGATGACAAGGATCTGGCCGCGGCGGACCGCGCCCGGCTCGCGAACGAACTGAAAGCGCAACTCCTGGTCAGCATTCATGCCGGAGGCGCCTATTCGCCGGACGCGCGCGGCTACTCCGTTCTCTATACCGGACCCGCCGAACCCGCAACATCGAGTCCGTTGAGGCATGCGCGGACCAGCGCGGCCATCGCGGAGCGCGTGGCGCAGAGCCTTGCAGAGGGCATGACGCCCGCCTGGGCATACCATGCGCCGCACGAAGCACCGTTGCGTCTCTTGCGCGACGTCGACATGGCCGCGCTGCTCATCGAGGCGGGCTTCCTCACCAATAATGATGACGCCCTGATGCTGGGATCGGAGGCGGGATTGCGGCGCGTGGCCGAGGCCATCGCGCAGGGCCTCGCGCAATCGCTGCAACAGAGCGCGGGAGGATAA
- a CDS encoding GerMN domain-containing protein: MSEFRAGIMRRVMLSLWAMATLVLVFVLGLLVREMVRAGEDPLAILHRPAGDSAARNAPRAPAAPLGTREITLYFAAADGISLVPEQRRIEIVSSAVENCRSALRELIAGPSRLHLPVIAPAAEVRALYLLEDGELVIDFSGDLQAESASLRGAAIETLMVYAVVNSLTQPELRGEHAQGVRRVRFLIEGSPPQETFPAHLDLTAPVGPDQRWIHEPGAAPENA, from the coding sequence ATGTCGGAATTTCGCGCCGGAATCATGCGGCGGGTAATGTTGTCGCTCTGGGCGATGGCCACGCTGGTGCTGGTCTTTGTACTGGGCCTGCTCGTGCGTGAAATGGTGCGCGCCGGGGAAGACCCCTTGGCCATCTTGCACCGTCCTGCCGGGGACTCCGCCGCCAGAAACGCGCCGAGAGCACCGGCGGCGCCCTTGGGCACCCGTGAGATCACCCTGTATTTCGCTGCTGCTGACGGCATCTCGCTCGTGCCCGAACAACGCCGTATCGAAATCGTTTCCTCCGCCGTCGAAAACTGCCGCAGTGCCCTGCGCGAGTTGATCGCAGGCCCGTCGCGGCTGCACCTTCCGGTCATCGCGCCCGCAGCCGAAGTGCGCGCGCTGTATCTGCTCGAAGACGGGGAATTGGTCATTGATTTTTCGGGCGACCTGCAAGCGGAGAGCGCGAGTCTCCGCGGGGCCGCGATTGAAACGCTCATGGTTTACGCGGTCGTGAATTCGCTCACGCAGCCCGAACTGCGCGGCGAACACGCGCAAGGCGTGCGCCGGGTCCGGTTCCTTATCGAGGGCTCGCCTCCGCAGGAGACCTTTCCCGCGCATCTTGACCTCACCGCGCCGGTCGGCCCCGATCAGCGCTGGATACACGAGCCCGGGGCCGCGCCGGAAAATGCGTGA